Within Conger conger chromosome 3, fConCon1.1, whole genome shotgun sequence, the genomic segment AGTCCGGAGGGCGCGGCGTCCATGGTttccaaaaacaatttcaaattttGATTCGTCTGACCACAGAACAGTTTTCCACTTTGCCTCagtccattttaaatgagctttGGCCCAGAGAAGACGACGGCATTTCTGGATCGTGTTCACATATGGCTTCTTTGTATGATAGAGCTTTAACTTACATTTGTGGATGGCACGGCAAACTGTGTTCACAGACAATGATTTCCGGAAGTGATCCTGAGCCCATGCAGTGATTTCTGTTACAGAATCATGCCTGTTTTTAATGCAGTGCCGTCTGAGGGCCCGAAGATCACGGGCATCCAGTAATGGTTTTCGGCCTTGTCCCTTGCGCACAGAGATTTCTCCAGATTATCTTAATCTTTTGATTATATTTGATTAATCTGTAGATTTTCAAAGTCTTCGCAATTTTACATTGAGGAATATTATTCTGAAATTTTTCCACAATTAGTAGACGCAGTCTTTCACAGATTGGTGATCCTCTGCCCATCATAACTTCTGAGAGACTCTGCCTCTCTAAGATGCTCTTTTTATACCCAATCATGTTACTGGCTTGTTGCCAATTAACCTAATTGCAAaatgttcctttctttttagTACTACTTACTTTTCCAGCCTTTTACTGCCCCCGTCCCAACTTTTTTGAGACGTGTTGCtgccatcaaattcaaaatgacttaattttttccttaaaatagtacattttctcaatttaaatatttgatgttTTCTATGATCTATTCTGAATGAAATGTGGGTTCATGAGATTTGCAAATCATTGCACACGTTTTACAAAGCTTCCCAACTTTTTTGGAATTGGGCTTGTATttatttgagggccagagttgacgATCCCTGTTTTAAGTGGCATGAGCTGTACTGCTCTAATACCACATGCCACAGCATCAGAGACAGAAAGCAGGAGTGCAGTGCAGACGAtccaaaccacaaaaaaaaaaaaaaaaaaaaacagccatcaAGCCACTTCACCACCAGTTAGAAATGCCGTTCTGCATGCAGCCGCACCCGTAACGGGCCAAGGAGGAAGCGAGCCCCATGTAACCACTCCCTGTGCCGTTAACAGTGTCAACACACTGAGCAGAAAGAGCATGGGTGAAAATATCAAAGAATAATTACAAGACAACTGCTGGCTACAGCATACACAATAGTAAAACTGGCCCACAACCCGTAACCGAGCAAAATACAGGGTCTGTCGGTTTTGCAtttttactctgcacttaattgatcaattcaaGCAGGTAATTATAGTAATCTCCTCAGAGCTGGTGACTTTAAGTGGGGAAAACGGACACCCTTTAGGATCAGGTTTGCAGACCGATGGTCTAAACAGATGGGTTTCAACAATCATTCAACAATTTTCACTGTGGTGTTAAAGGCATACTGCACAGCAAAACATGTAGTCATGTGCTAAGCCATAATCTATTCTTAAAAACCACCTTGTATACCTAGAATCCACACATCAGTGGCGTACTGGTTTAGAGGTTTCATACTTGTACAAAATGAGCAAAGTTTCTTCTCCAAAGGTTTTTCCATTATATTTGTCCAGTTTGAACCACCTCCACCGTTGAATTCAACCTCCTAAGCTTTTTCTGCCTCTGGATAAGCCTGAACACCGTCACATAATGGATAAAACTAGATTAGCTGGTCCCAGGAGGTAAGTACAGGCAGAATTTGCGGTAATTGGCGTGGAACTATGGCCGTAAGGAAAATGAACATGTAAGGAGATCTGGGCCGGCATTCATAAAGCTTAGGGTAGGAGTGCAAATCTGGGAACAGTTTCGCCTTTTAGAAAATCCTGGGTGTGGGTTAGGAATTAACAAAGGAAACCTGAACCCCCCCATCAGCAGGACTGCACGACCCTTTATGAATATATGCCCTGATGCGAAAACCCCTAGTTTTGCAGCCAGCTTCCGCCAGAGGTGTTCAATTCCACAATATACAGGGCCCGACATAGTAGGCCCACATGCATGTTTTTTGGTCTTTTCTTCTGATCCTGGAACGTTTTGTTTTCCACACTGAACCAAGTAAAACAGTTGCAATGGAGATAGAAATCTGCATATTTTAGGGTCAGACTAATGTTTGTAATATTGCCTATGTGACATGACACATTTTTGCATCAATATCAGATGATGTTGCTAACTGTTCAaacagagctgaccacaggaagGGCAcaggggaattgggctctgggggcagggttagagaCCTCAAATCACTGCTCTTTTTGCTAACGTTTTGTGGGCATTTTAGATGGCAAAACCAGATAGAaaatgtagatgtgtgtgtgatttaaacTTCTGCACACCATTTGTTCACCACGCATTCCTGTattgaaatacaaaatgaagCATTGTTGGAAATTTGGAAATTGCTTTTGTTGTGTCACCCGACATTTTCCTGATCATTCTTACCAACTctcattttcatacattgttacattattttgatacacacacacagagacagacaaaacATGAAGCATAAAACTGCATATTAAATCACATTTGTCTTTTTAATTCTTTGCCATTTCCCCAGTTTTTGTCCTTCTTTTCCAGTATTTATACAGTGTGACATAAATACTACCAGAccgaaagagagacagagggaaaacaTGCAGCAGAGGACGGGTTAGCAGAGgcgtggggttgggggggaggggggtgtttgtgACAAAAATCGGGGCCTGCTGTTTGGCCCACTAAGAAAACGTTGAGCACAACTCTTGCGGACTGTAGTAGGATCAGAAGGTGCTGTGTGGAAAAGCTGCTGCATTGCTAGCACCACTGAGACCATGGGCCAAACCTCGCAgaaactcactctctcacacacacacacacacacacacacacacacacacacacacacacacacacacacacacacacacacacacacacacacacacacacacacacacacacacacacacacacacacacacacaatctggtCCTCAGACTCTGCAAGTGCTCAGGCTGCTGCAGATAAATAAACCCACTTTAAAAAAGGTCATCGCCAGGAAGATACCATGCCATAATAGTGTAATCTGCCACCATCAAAAaccaataataatataaacaatacaaaaaaacagaCTTGTTAATTTtgtggtctgaaaaataagtttcttaaaaaatatatatataataaatcaaATGACAATGGAGGGACCAGGTGGTAAAgtatgcaatatttttttttccttttgggggaggggggggttgtgagaCTATGGTGAGAGTTGAGCTTAAGACTTCTCAGCTATTTTTGAGAGATTGTCTTTGCTCCTTCTCTTGACATCCCAGTTGTAGACACGTGCCATATCTGGAGGAGAGGTTAAGGAAGGTTTTTGCACTTAGCAGCAGTCTTCAATGACGGTTTCCATGGAAGGGGCTGTAGTCGAGTATGAGCAACGGCATACATAGCCTTCACTTACCAgcttaggtttttttttggggcagTTCCcctcaaaatgaaattaagttATGCTTCCACTTACTATTAATAGTATCTGTCCATCCAGATAACTTTCTAAATATTTGCTGTAGTTTACCCTAGGAAAATGGACCTTCCGAGTTCATCATCGTGGGTCCACAGCAGACATTTATATTCCAAAATATATGAAAAcctctctttccaaatataatttaattagtGCACTTTTTCCATCAATAAAATGACTCGAGATTTTGCCAACAACTTAAGATGGCAAAAAGCATAACCAAAGAACAAACAATACCACCACTTAGTAGTTCTACCAAGGAGCATGACAATGAACAGGATATATGGAATTCTTGAGAAGATTACAAACCAGTTAAGTTCACAAATAGTGCCCTGCCTTATTCGTACCCAGTGCTCAGGTGTAAGGATACTGACTTCAGTGGTGGTGAACTGGTCTCTGAGGAAGTTCAGGTCTTCCTCCAAGGAGTCGAGGTTCCGAGAAGCAGTGGCCAGGTTCTTCTCCAGGAGAGACTGCGCCTCGTCGATGTCGTACTCCAGCATTACATTCGCCTGGGCACAAGCAGAAGCATATTGCAAAGGCTCATCACTTACCTTCAGTCCAGACTGTCTAGAGTCTAGACCAGgagtcggcaaccctggtcctggagagccgcggtgtgtgctggctttcgttgttacttggcattaatcgatcaatgaaagccgttgattacacagttaactcacctcacctggtttcttgggtctgaatcggttgcttattttaaggtggagacgaaagccagcacaccctgcggctctccaggaccagggttgccgacccctggtctagacaGTTCAAACCTAGACTTCAACCCACCGCTGACCAACACGTAATCCACATTTATTATACATAAGGTTTCTCAAACCTaatgcagaaatattttttcctttaagGGAAGTCTGCATACCCACATACAACATGCAACATTTTAGTCATCATGGTCAAGTTAGAGCTAAGGCACTGTACATTTACTACTGCCCTGTGAGCGCGACTGCATGTGTGACCAGTTTTAAGCATACTGGAAAACCAAGTACAAACACCAACTTTCGGTCCACTCCCATCAGCCCCTTTGTAGAAGTTCTTGTAGCCATTACATTTCAATGGTTAAAAATAGTCCACCCCTAGATGGTATTGCCGATCCTGGAACAAGACCACTGCTGAGTCATCCGCTCACCCGCGAGTGAAAGCGATTCCCAACATTCATCGATTTTGCCCTTTGGGAAGAGCTTCGATTAAGACTCACCCCAAGCCACAAGCAAACTTTGTCTGTGGGCGGTACCAAGGCCTTGCAGTGCACATTGTCTGCCAGCAGGAAGCGTGTCTCCATGGGTTCTGTTGTGTCCTAGAAAGGGAAGGGACAGGCAGACACAGCACAGTGGAAAAATGCAGTCATGAGGACATGGAATGAAACGGAAAGAGAATGCAAAGGAGAAAGATGGCAAATCATATGCTTACCTTTTTCTTCTGCATGTGTCTTAAAATTTCTAATGTCTGCTTGATCTGTGGAATTTGGCTTTTTAACCTGAAAAGTACCAGAGGGGTGTTAATGAAgctgaacagacacacaaataactGTACAATTGCACTAGACCCATCTACAACTGCGTTTATTATCATGAACAGTATGTTACCTGTAAGGCACACCTTAGTGTACACCCATTATATTTGTaataatatttcttttttttttatgcatacatttaaatatttcagcCTATATTTCAATAAGGGatcttaattaactcaataCATTTCTTGACTAAATCTCCCCACAGAATTGGGTTGGTGTTTCAATTTCAAGTATACCGCCTGAATAACGCATTTAAAAATAGATTGGTATTATTACTAGCATAATAATACTTTATTTCAGAAACATAActcttccttgatgagcttttATTGATAAACTCTGCAATGAGAAGATGCAGAGAGTGCAAACGGCTTTCTCAAGGAAAGAATAGTCTTGATATTTTTAGGGTGAAGTAGCCATTTAAGTGAGTCATAAAATGTCTGAGAACCACAGCTGCACCCCACACCTCAGTTTCTTCTGGGCCAGGTTGAGCTCCATGTACTTGTACTTCTGATACTGCTCATCCAGCCTCCTCAGCACCGCGTCGGCC encodes:
- the vbp1 gene encoding prefoldin subunit 3, with the translated sequence MATTTESIDAGVAGKKKHLGIPEAVFVEDVDSFMKQPGNDTADAVLRRLDEQYQKYKYMELNLAQKKLRLKSQIPQIKQTLEILRHMQKKKDTTEPMETRFLLADNVHCKALVPPTDKVCLWLGANVMLEYDIDEAQSLLEKNLATASRNLDSLEEDLNFLRDQFTTTEVNMARVYNWDVKRRSKDNLSKIAEKS